From the Anguilla anguilla isolate fAngAng1 chromosome 6, fAngAng1.pri, whole genome shotgun sequence genome, one window contains:
- the xkr6b gene encoding XK-related protein 6b isoform X2 gives MELAHLQDPSLKREALILRSNTPSLGQWGERYIRTMYLGIQSRRQKDHRRRIYWAMMYEYADVSMLRLLESFLESAPQLVLQLCIMIQKNRAETLQCVSSVGSLLSLAWVLASYHKLLRDSRDDKKSMSYRGALIHLFWRLFTISSRVLSFALFASVFHLYFGVFVAVHWCAMTFWVVHGGTDFCMSKWEEVLFNTAVGVVYVFCWFSVKEGRTRWRMLAYYSLVLAENAALTGLWYAYRDPATTDAYAAPALCGVYLSFASGVAFMLLYYGALHPAGPRVRLLASSCCAELLWGLPLPPEAEPMAPPTPGPRGSQATPTRGSVGEQAHQEDDLAADTCLPVFQVRSTMPAAARGRGYRPEGPLIKIDMPRKCYPAWDAHFVDRRLRRTVSILQYITPSATGIRYRDGPLLYELLQYESSL, from the exons gTATATCCGCACCATGTACCTGGGCATACAGAGCCGACGGCAGAAGGACCACCGGCGGCGGATCTACTGGGCGATGATGTACGAGTACGCCGACGTCAGCATGCTGCGGCTGCTGGAGAGCTTCCTGGAGAGCGCCCCCCAGCTGGTCCTCCAGCTCTGCATCATGATCCAGAAGAACCGCGCCGAGACTCTGcagt gTGTGTCGTCCGTGGGCTCCCTGCTCTCGCTGGCCTGGGTGCTGGCCTCGTACCACAAGCTGCTGCGCGACTCGCGCGACGACAAGAAGAGCATGAGCTACCGCGGCGCGCTGATCCACCTGTTCTGGCGCCTCTTCACCATCTCCTCGCGCGTGCTCTCCTTCGCCCTCTTCGCCTCCGTCTTCCACCTGTACTTCGGCGTCTTCGTGGCGGTGCACTGGTGCGCCATGACCTTCTGGGTGGTGCACGGCGGCACCGACTTCTGCATGTCCAAGTGGGAGGAGGTGCTGTTCAACACGGCGGTGGGCGTGGTCTACGTCTTCTGCTGGTTCAGCGTGAAGGAGGGCCGCACGCGGTGGCGCATGCTGGCGTACTACTCCCTGGTGCTGGCGGAGAACGCGGCGCTGACCGGGCTGTGGTACGCGTACCGCGACCCCGCCACCACCGACGCCTACGCCGCCCCGGCGCTCTGCGGCGTCTACCTGAGCTTCGCCTCGGGCGTGGCCTTCATGCTGCTGTACTACGGCGCGCTGCACCCCGCCGGCCCCCGCGTCCGCCTGCTGGCCAGCTCCTGCTGCGCCGAGCTCCTGTGGGGGCTGCCGCTGCCCCCCGAGGCCGAGCCCATGGCGCCCCCCACGCCGGGGCCCCGCGGCtcgcaggccacgcccacccgcgGCTCCGTGGGCGAGCAGGCCCACCAGGAGGACGACCTGGCCGCCGACACCTGCCTGCCCGTGTTCCAGGTGAGGTCCACCATGCCGGCGGcggcccgggggcggggctaccGGCCGGAGGGGCCGCTCATTAAGATCGACATGCCCAGGAAGTGCTACCCGGCCTGGGACGCCCACTTTGTGGACCGGCGCCTGCGCAGGACCGTTAGCATCCTGCAGTACATCACGCCCAGCGCCACGGGCATCCGGTACCGCGACGGGCCTCTGCTCTACGAACTGCTCCAGTACGAGTCCTCCCTAtga